GCTTGGACGAGTTAAACAACCATATCTACCTGCATTAGATAGTAAGCGATCGCTAGTAGAATGCTTACAACATTCTCCTGTAAGTTTGGTAAGCATAGATGCAAAACTGGGTGAAACTTTGCTTAGGTTTTGGGCGGATGCGTGTGAAGAAGCTCAAAAACCAATATTTCTCAGCTTACCCGCTAGCAAGAAACTGCCTAACCAACCCTGGAGACAATTACAGCGACTAATTGATTGGATTGCGGCCTTCGTGTTGGTGCTATTAGTAAGTCCAGTCATATTGGGATTGATTGTATTAATGCAGGTTTATTCACCAGGATCAATTTTTTGTCGTGAATGGCGTGTTGGAGAACGGGGTAAATTTTTTCGAGCAATTAAGTTTTGCATAACTACAAAGCACAACATCACAACATTAGGGCGTTGGATGCATAAATATGGTCTTGACAATTTGCCCCAGTTATTTAATGTTCTGCGTGGTGACATGAGTTTGACCGGATCTTGTTGTTGGACTTTGGAAGATGCAGTACAGCTAAATAAACTACCAGAAATTACAGCTTCATGGGAAGTAGAACCACAGTCTCACCTGTTACATCTAGATAGCCAAACACTGTAATTTATCTGTGCGGTAATTGATAATTTCAATTACCGCACTGAGGGTCAAACAAAAATTGTTTATGTAGCATCTATAAAGTAATACGGTTCTAGATAATTGGTCTTTCAAGACGCGATAAACTGCGTTTTTACATTAGGATTTTTGGCTTGTCTGAACTGTATTGATTTCTAGCGGTCTATCTACCTTGTCAAACTATTATTATAAAATTCATGAATTTGAATCTTCCACAACCACTCAGTAATCTGCTCAAAGCTACTAGCTTCTGGCAGGACAATTATTTGATATTGCGAGAATTTAAACACTTTCGCAAAATTGCAATTTTAGCTTTAGTATTCTCGATTTTTGCGGCAACATTTGAAGGTGTAAGTATTGGTTTCTTACTTTCCTTCTTGCAAAGCTTAACCAGTCCCAACGCTCAACCTGTCCAAACAGGAATAGAGTGGTTTGATATTTGGATTTTGGGAGCTAAAGCATCAGCAATTAATCGTTTGTACCGTGTATCTTTGCTAATTTTATTGAGTACTTGGTTACGTGCTGCCTTCAATTATTTTTCTCAAGTCTATAC
This Nostoc sp. C052 DNA region includes the following protein-coding sequences:
- the hepC gene encoding heterocyst development glycosyltransferase HepC, which codes for MATSIIPTLENLYDVTQEHQDNRGYCTLQWRRDKLLVKPLGRVKQPYLPALDSKRSLVECLQHSPVSLVSIDAKLGETLLRFWADACEEAQKPIFLSLPASKKLPNQPWRQLQRLIDWIAAFVLVLLVSPVILGLIVLMQVYSPGSIFCREWRVGERGKFFRAIKFCITTKHNITTLGRWMHKYGLDNLPQLFNVLRGDMSLTGSCCWTLEDAVQLNKLPEITASWEVEPQSHLLHLDSQTL